Proteins encoded within one genomic window of Legionella sp. PC997:
- a CDS encoding IucA/IucC family siderophore biosynthesis protein encodes MILSNSYASELNFQLCSLLTNTDLPISSKQMGHFLFASYQQCFNRLRRSAISEGLIDKKITSHSITTYLDLLRIYSENKTTQFKHWHSLHEELNESIANQALALAYQYQWHKTIRRQAKGYASLWSWLTEHSSQQQILNFLEQWGCMGHPSHPNFRAKIGFNRKEVVQYSPEFNSEVTIGWAAIHHSLAFISTSKSAFHWLFSNHFSKEYSLWSEALRLKKLKPEDYYPFPIHPWQWTNKLQTVVNSLFDEHQFILNPIHQQTKPSMSFRTMMPLTKHGPHLKLAVGVHTTSSLRTVSPASVNNSSALSQWINELLTQNQYYKGQLFLARDLAGINAIHSSIPHDEKKHFGLIVRENPLQWLRLNQKLVPLASLFKRSPLSQKSLFSELIELSQSTPIGYFMDYCRCVLASQLHLLLCYGIALEAHQQNTLVIFQAHRPSGLVLRDLGGIKICTHVFYDRVAKPALHPDSTITCSGLNELTYKFIHGNLLSNLAYGIDCLSVDYKLPKSMLWGKIRQIIDHLLEELRPEIEPRIHHWYRQQLLVEPWQQKCLLAMRLHEDQDQDLYSMIRNPLSRAYA; translated from the coding sequence ATGATTTTATCGAATTCTTATGCTAGCGAACTAAATTTCCAATTATGTTCCTTGTTAACGAATACTGATCTTCCTATTTCATCCAAACAAATGGGACATTTTCTTTTCGCATCTTATCAACAGTGTTTTAATCGATTACGAAGATCTGCCATTTCAGAAGGATTAATCGATAAAAAAATAACGAGTCACTCCATTACTACTTATCTTGATCTTCTGAGAATTTATTCTGAAAATAAAACAACTCAATTCAAACATTGGCATTCATTACATGAAGAATTAAATGAAAGTATTGCAAATCAAGCCTTAGCTCTTGCGTATCAGTACCAATGGCATAAAACAATTCGGCGGCAGGCCAAAGGATATGCAAGTTTATGGTCTTGGTTAACTGAACACTCCAGTCAGCAACAAATACTTAATTTCTTAGAACAATGGGGTTGCATGGGGCATCCATCTCATCCCAATTTTCGTGCCAAAATAGGATTTAATCGTAAAGAGGTTGTGCAATATTCTCCGGAATTTAACTCTGAAGTAACCATCGGTTGGGCTGCCATTCACCACTCCCTTGCATTTATTTCAACATCTAAGTCTGCTTTTCATTGGCTGTTTAGTAATCATTTTTCCAAGGAATATAGCTTGTGGAGTGAAGCGTTACGATTAAAGAAATTGAAGCCAGAAGATTATTACCCATTCCCTATCCATCCTTGGCAGTGGACTAATAAATTACAAACAGTAGTCAACTCTTTATTTGATGAGCATCAATTTATACTCAACCCAATCCATCAACAAACCAAACCATCGATGTCATTTAGAACGATGATGCCTCTTACAAAACATGGTCCTCATCTTAAATTAGCAGTGGGTGTTCATACTACTTCATCATTGCGTACTGTTTCTCCTGCCTCGGTAAATAACTCGTCTGCACTCTCGCAATGGATTAATGAGTTACTGACACAAAATCAATATTATAAGGGCCAATTATTTTTAGCTCGGGATTTAGCGGGGATCAACGCGATACATTCATCTATTCCTCATGACGAAAAAAAACATTTTGGTCTTATAGTCCGTGAAAATCCTTTGCAATGGCTCCGATTAAACCAGAAACTGGTGCCGCTTGCATCGCTCTTTAAACGTTCACCACTAAGTCAAAAATCATTATTTAGTGAACTTATTGAGCTTAGTCAAAGTACTCCAATAGGTTACTTTATGGACTATTGCCGGTGTGTTTTGGCAAGTCAACTGCACTTATTATTATGTTATGGAATTGCCTTAGAGGCTCACCAACAAAATACTTTGGTTATTTTTCAAGCACATCGTCCTTCGGGTCTTGTACTGCGTGACTTGGGCGGTATAAAAATTTGTACTCACGTATTCTATGATAGGGTAGCAAAACCAGCATTACATCCTGATTCCACAATAACTTGCTCTGGGTTAAATGAGTTAACCTATAAATTCATACACGGTAATTTACTGAGTAATTTGGCTTATGGGATTGACTGCTTGAGTGTGGATTATAAGCTTCCTAAATCGATGCTGTGGGGAAAGATACGCCAAATTATAGATCATCTGTTAGAAGAATTGCGACCAGAAATTGAGCCTCGAATCCATCATTGGTATCGCCAACAATTACTTGTTGAACCTTGGCAGCAAAAATGTTTGCTTGCTATGCGACTCCATGAAGATCAAGACCAAGATCTTTACTCTATGATTCGAAATCCTTTGAGCAGAGCTTATGCCTAA
- a CDS encoding LbtU family siderophore porin, translating into MIKISAIFAAILLIPLNVFAQSALFQMHPKRFSYEGHIYFNATNSAVQGERYLLNQQLSNIKLGSEIQMNDWTKVKGLLIYNTLPTPINPQFYFDQLYNEFKNPHSHWYLEGGKKWIAFGNYKNELIYKPLTKALGQTNELVAAMGYDSEYYMNVSLFSPYTRVRSSNLPYYNLNIGTHKKNYDIGGSYLHSLAESQLFQYNKGFGGFLRRTIRSKVPGFAAYINLNYKKMGAYLTYVTALQSFQNSELSYNNEGAKPQAFSIQSSYDVRIKKMQGKLIGFYDYSYEALALRIPKQRIGVGLSAYPKDYLTVQFQYFKDYEYSSKDEASGLNKTIWGTSAKVNTFALQLILNF; encoded by the coding sequence ATGATTAAGATAAGTGCAATCTTTGCTGCAATTTTGCTGATTCCGTTGAATGTATTTGCACAATCGGCACTATTCCAAATGCATCCGAAGCGGTTCTCCTATGAGGGGCATATATATTTTAATGCGACCAATTCGGCAGTTCAGGGAGAAAGATATTTACTTAATCAGCAATTATCAAATATTAAACTCGGTTCTGAAATTCAGATGAACGATTGGACTAAGGTGAAAGGATTACTAATTTATAATACATTACCCACTCCCATTAATCCTCAATTTTATTTTGATCAACTGTATAACGAATTTAAAAATCCCCATTCACATTGGTATCTTGAGGGAGGGAAAAAATGGATTGCTTTTGGTAATTATAAAAATGAGCTAATTTACAAACCTTTAACTAAAGCTTTAGGGCAAACTAATGAATTAGTTGCAGCAATGGGGTACGACTCAGAATATTACATGAACGTCTCTTTGTTTTCTCCATATACACGCGTCCGTTCATCTAATCTTCCTTATTACAATTTAAATATAGGGACACATAAAAAAAATTATGATATAGGTGGCAGTTATCTCCATTCTTTAGCCGAGAGTCAGCTTTTCCAATACAACAAAGGTTTTGGGGGTTTTTTAAGACGCACAATTCGCAGTAAAGTTCCCGGTTTTGCTGCTTATATAAATTTGAACTATAAAAAAATGGGCGCCTATTTAACCTATGTTACAGCACTTCAGTCATTCCAAAACTCAGAACTCAGTTACAATAATGAAGGAGCAAAACCCCAAGCCTTTAGTATTCAAAGCAGTTATGACGTGAGGATAAAAAAAATGCAGGGGAAACTGATTGGATTTTATGATTATTCCTATGAGGCTTTAGCTTTACGAATACCCAAACAACGAATTGGTGTTGGACTTTCGGCCTATCCTAAAGATTATCTTACAGTGCAATTTCAGTATTTCAAAGATTATGAATACAGTTCCAAAGACGAAGCATCAGGTTTAAATAAAACTATTTGGGGTACATCTGCCAAAGTAAATACATTTGCTTTGCAACTCATTTTAAACTTCTAG